Genomic DNA from Peribacillus simplex:
TAACGGCAGTACATGGAGCATTGATTCGTCACCAAAAAAAGAACTCGATCCGGATATCTATGGGTCAGTCCCGGTACAGGGGAGTCCTCATCCTCATGAAGCGGGTCTTCCATGTCATATTTGGTTTTATGCATTTCTTCAGAGATGGGGACCGATTGCATTCTGATTGGACACCTTGGGTCATCTTTATTCATTAACGAAGCATAGTATGGGGTGATATTCAATGGAATGGTTTTTGTGGAAATCCTCACACCTTCCTCTTCATCCGGAGTCAGGTTTATCACTTTTTTCAAATCATCAACAGTTCGGATCGTATTCGTAAGCTGCCACAGCCAGTTGTTCCATTGTTCTTCGGTTACATCTTTCCATAGCTCTATATCTTTCCAATTGCGATCTGGCTTATATAAGTCAAATAACATGGTTATACCTCCTGAGTTATGATAGTAGTATTAAATGCAAGAAGGGTGCCAAAATGACCCAAAAATTCGAATGCCCATGAAAAAAACCGGATTGCTGGCTGCATCCGGATTTTTTCCATTCAAATATGTTTTTTTATTTTATATTGCAAGGTCTGTCTTGGAATCTGCAATAGCTTCGATGCCTGGAAAACGTTACCGTTCGTTTGACGAAGGGCCTCGGTAATCAATTTTGTTTCCATCTCAATCATGGCCTCACGAAGCGGAAGGATTTTTTCTGATGGGGTGCGCTTTTTTAAAAATTGGGGCAGATCTTCAAGATTCAAAACATCATTCTCCGTATGGTTCATCATGAATTCTATCGTATGTTTAAGCTCCCTTACGTTTCCAGGCCAATGATATTTCCGAAAAAAAACCTTAGTCTTCTCATCCATGCCTTTTATCGACAGTCCTAATTTACTGTTAAATACTGATATGAAATGTTCAGAAAGAAGCTCTATATCATCAATCCGCTCCCTTAATGGAGGCAGCTCGTAGCTCAATACGTTCAATCGGTAAAATAAATCCGGCCTTAGCCTGTTTTCCGATACTGCCTTTTTCGGATCTATATTCATAGCTGCCATGATCCTGACATCCACCTGTACACTCTTTGTACCGCCTATCCTCCTGATGAAGCCATCTTCTAGCACACGCAGAAGCTTTGCCTGCAAATCAATCGGCATCGATTGCAATTCATCTAAAAACAAGGTTCCTCCGTTGGCTAATTCAAACAATCCCTGACGTTCCACAGCACCAGTGTAGCTTCCTTTTGCCGTACCGAATAGAAGCGATTCCAATAAACTTTCTGGTAGGGCAGCACAATTTTGCGCGATGAAAGGTTCTTTACCGCGGCTCGAATCCTGGTGGATGCTTTGAACAAAAAGCTCTTTTCCTACACCGCTTTCCCCATAAACCAATACGGATGAGGAGGAGCGGGCAGCCTTTTTCCCTTGTGATATCAAACCTTTAAACCCAGTATCATTTGTCAGGATTTCTCTGAAAGAATACAACCCGCCGTTCCCAGGCGTTTTCCTTTCAGGACTTTTTATCGTCTTGAGCGAGCTTTCCAGATCAGCTAACCTTTCAGATAATTGTTTCAAGCTTGAATAATCCTTGGCAATTTCTATTGCACCTATCATAAACCCATCAACATATATGGGGAGCGTCGTATTTAGCGTCTCAATGATGCGCCCATGTGCATTTACATACGATTGACTATAGTTGTAGATTGGTTTTTCAGATTTAATGACCCGGAGTAAGGTCGATGATTTGTAATTCAAAGAAGGGAAGGCTTCAAGCAAGGGTTTCCCAAGCACCTCACTTCTTTGCATCCCATCATGATTGGCCGCCACTCCGTTATAAAAGATGGTCTGTCCTTTTGGATCTATCACATGAATGCCTTCATCAATAGTTTCTAATATCGCTTCCAACACTTCACTTGTATTAAAAAATTCACTTGGCAAGATATCCCCCCTCAATACCCACTTGCTAAATGTATATGAGGAAATGCCAAAAACTTGTCATCAACCGCCTAAAAATGAGCATTCAAGTAAAATTTTTCACCCAAAGGTTCATATCCTCCAGTTTATCAAAGATATAACAATTATTGGCCAAACGTCCACGGTACGAGTATCCATGCTGATGCAATGCAGCATTCATGCCGAATGAGAGCGACCGGGCAATCGAATAGATACAATAAATTCCATGTGAAATAAGATGGTCTTCAA
This window encodes:
- a CDS encoding sigma-54 interaction domain-containing protein, encoding MPSEFFNTSEVLEAILETIDEGIHVIDPKGQTIFYNGVAANHDGMQRSEVLGKPLLEAFPSLNYKSSTLLRVIKSEKPIYNYSQSYVNAHGRIIETLNTTLPIYVDGFMIGAIEIAKDYSSLKQLSERLADLESSLKTIKSPERKTPGNGGLYSFREILTNDTGFKGLISQGKKAARSSSSVLVYGESGVGKELFVQSIHQDSSRGKEPFIAQNCAALPESLLESLLFGTAKGSYTGAVERQGLFELANGGTLFLDELQSMPIDLQAKLLRVLEDGFIRRIGGTKSVQVDVRIMAAMNIDPKKAVSENRLRPDLFYRLNVLSYELPPLRERIDDIELLSEHFISVFNSKLGLSIKGMDEKTKVFFRKYHWPGNVRELKHTIEFMMNHTENDVLNLEDLPQFLKKRTPSEKILPLREAMIEMETKLITEALRQTNGNVFQASKLLQIPRQTLQYKIKKHI